A window of the Bacillus sp. A301a_S52 genome harbors these coding sequences:
- a CDS encoding IS3 family transposase (programmed frameshift): MGRKNNVYPEEIKKEVIRLKLTGKYTNKELMARFGIKNKTQIKTWMRWYRKGEEQRLAQPAGKQYKYGKGSEDMSEIDLLKRKLSYYEMREDLLGKVPGNRKEVVPEAFVELVEIFKSKYTITMICDCLNVPKSTYYRWRKTSWKPKPLEQLVLTICKEFKYRVGHRMVRDLLKKEHHINANRNTVQKIMQKFNIQCRVKPKRQSYIAGESKLVVGNLLEQHFSAESSNQKWVTDITYLPYGEKMLYLSTIMDLYNNEIIAYRISDKQDLSLVINTLEDACRGRETYGVILHSDQGAQYTSYKFQEKAKEKGITTSMSRKGNCFDNAVIESFHSSLKSEEFSTQQRVHLTNSIVLEKVETYMYYYNYIRPFKKLNCHTPVEFRSMAA; encoded by the exons ATGGGCCGAAAAAATAATGTTTATCCAGAAGAAATAAAAAAAGAGGTTATTCGATTAAAGTTAACAGGAAAGTACACGAATAAAGAATTGATGGCACGCTTTGGCATTAAAAATAAAACACAGATTAAGACTTGGATGAGATGGTATAGAAAAGGAGAAGAGCAACGATTAGCTCAACCTGCTGGAAAGCAATATAAGTATGGAAAAGGATCAGAGGATATGAGCGAAATTGACCTGTTAAAAAGAAAATTGTCCTATTATGAAATGAGAGAAGACCTGTTGG GGAAAGTACCAGGAAATCGAAAGGAAGTGGTACCAGAAGCATTCGTAGAATTGGTTGAGATATTTAAGTCTAAATACACGATTACGATGATTTGTGATTGTTTAAATGTTCCCAAGTCAACTTATTATCGTTGGAGAAAGACATCTTGGAAACCTAAACCTTTAGAACAATTGGTATTAACTATTTGTAAAGAATTCAAATATAGAGTCGGGCATCGAATGGTGAGGGATCTTCTTAAAAAGGAACATCATATTAACGCGAATCGAAACACTGTTCAGAAGATCATGCAGAAGTTTAATATCCAATGTCGCGTAAAACCAAAGCGACAATCCTATATAGCTGGGGAAAGTAAACTTGTGGTTGGGAACCTGTTAGAACAACATTTCTCCGCAGAGAGTTCGAATCAAAAGTGGGTGACTGACATTACATACTTACCTTATGGTGAAAAGATGCTATATTTATCAACCATAATGGACTTGTATAACAACGAAATTATTGCCTATCGAATCAGTGATAAACAAGATCTCTCGCTCGTGATAAACACTTTAGAAGATGCTTGTAGAGGTAGGGAGACTTATGGCGTCATATTACACAGTGACCAAGGAGCTCAGTATACATCCTATAAATTTCAAGAAAAAGCAAAAGAAAAAGGCATTACCACAAGCATGTCTCGGAAAGGCAACTGCTTTGATAATGCCGTCATTGAATCCTTCCATTCCTCGCTAAAGTCAGAAGAATTCAGCACTCAGCAACGAGTGCACCTTACAAATTCTATTGTACTAGAAAAAGTAGAAACGTACATGTATTATTACAATTATATACGACCATTTAAAAAGTTAAACTGCCATACCCCAGTAGAATTCAGGAGTATGGCAGCCTAG